The segment TGGTCAGACGGCCGAGCTTCACCTCTTGGCGCAGGAAATCCAGCAGGTTGTCGGCGATCTTCTGGGTCTCGGCGTTCGGTTCGAACAGCGGCGACGGGATATCCGGCTCGCTGGACAGGACGATGCCGCGCACCTTGGCCGGGTCGACCGGAATGCCGATGGAGCCGATACGCTTGCTGACGTTGTAGACCGGGATGTCCTTGCGGCTATCCTCGCCGGCCGGGCCGGGGATGTAGATGTCGTGCATGCCTTCGTACTCGCGCGGAGCGGACGTGTTCAGCTCGATGATCACGTGCTTGGCGTTCTGTACGAAGATCGGCGAGTTGCCCACCGAACCGGTCGGGATGATCTGCCCGTCCTCGGTGATCGCGGCCGCTTCGATCACGGCGTAATCGACCTGCGGCAGCACGCCCTGGCGCAGCAGCTCGGCGGTGTGCGACAGGTGCTGGTCGATGTAGAGAATCTCGCCGGCGTTGATCTTCTTGCGCTGAACCGCGTTGCCCTGATACGGGATGCGCTTGTTGATGATGCCGGCTTCGGCCATGGACTGGTCAGCGGCGGGCCCCATGGAGGCACCGGTGAACAGGTTCACCTTGAACTTTTCATGCTGGCCACGCTCGGACAGCGCCTTGGGAAACACCTTCGGCTCACCGAACAGGGTGAAGCCGCTCATGCCCAGCGTCATGCCGTCCTCGATCCAGGAGGCCGCCTCTTGGGCGGATACCACCTTGTCGATGAACGCAGCATTGCGAATGTACTTGCTCAAATCCGTTGCCATGCAACACCTCTGAAATTGTTCTGAATTCGTCCGTGGTCGGTTCTCGATACCCTTTGCATAACCTGACGGCGTATGGCCGAGTGCCGCGGCAGACCTGCCCGGCTCGCCTTTAAAGGTTCGCTCCGCCCCCTGGCGGAACGCGCCGATCACAACCCCATTCTAGGGACCCGGGCCATTTCGACAGCTATACCAAGGTCGACCGTCCCGCTGAGCCCCGGCGAGCACGCCGTCACCGGCAGCTAAGCACAAGACGCCAGGCAGAAAAATTACCGCGGACAAGAACGCCCACGAGGCAGCGTTTTCCGCCCAGCGCATCGAGTGTAGCCGCGCCAGCACCACCGCGCGGCCGATGCCTCCGGGCGGCCAATGGAAACGCTACACCGAGCCTCGCTCCGCCATGGACACGCCCGCGGCTCGAGGTAGACACGGGGTCGCCAGCCTCTTGAATTCATCCCCGCGCCTGCGGGGAACGCGTGCCCGCCTTGCGGAACGAGCGCCACACCGTCGGTTCATTCCCGCGCCTGCGGGGAACGCGAAACCTGCCCCATCCACCGGCGCAGGCCAGCCGGTTCATCCCCACGCCTGCGGGGAACGCATGGCCTCGGCCTGAGCCGCGTCGGCACGAGCCGGTTCATCCCCGCGCCTGCGGGGAACGCCGCCTCGAGCTGGTCGAGCGCAGGGCTCATGTCCGGTTCATCCCCGCGCCTGCGGGGAACGCTCAGCCGTCAATTCACCCTGTGCCGCCATCTCCGGTTCATCCCCGCGCCTGCGGGGAACGCCCCTACCCGGCTTGGGTTGCCTTCGACGCGGACGGTTCATCCCCGCGCCTGCGGGGAACGCGATTGAGCTGCCACACCGAGAATCGATGATGGCGGTTCATCCCCGCGCCTGCGGGGAACGCGGAGCGACGGAATATGCGGTTATTGTTATTACGCGGTTCATCCCCGCGCCTGCGGGGAACGCTCGAGTGTGCGGACGTAGCCCTTGTCGAGCTGCGGTTCATCCCCGCGCCTGCGGGGAACGCTCGACGATGGCGGCCTGCTTGCCGGCGCTATCCGGTTCATCCCCGCGCCTGCGGGGAACGCACGCGAGTGACCGCACTGGAGCCGGTACCCGCCGGTTCATCCCCGCGCCTGCGGGGAACGCCAGGCGGCAATGATGAACATAAGGGCCGCGCCCGGTTCATCCCCGCGCCTGCGGGGAACGCGTTCGAGAGAAACACCGCATTCATATGGTTGGCGGTTCATCCCCGCGCCTGCGGGGAACGCGCAAAGATTCTGGTTGCGCTTGGCATTGGGATCGGTTCATCCCCGCGCCTGCGGGGAACGCCTCTCCGATGGTCATGGCACGTTCCTGCTGGTCGGTTCATCCCCGCGCCTGCGGGGAACGCAACGAGCGCCACACCGCCTGCGCATCGGCGGCCGGTTCATCCCCGCGCCTGCGGGGAACGCAGCTCGCGCACCGTATCCGCGCCGATCAGCTTCGGTTCATCCCCGCGCCTGCGGGGAACGCTGCTCGGGCGTATCGAACTCAACCCATTTTGACGGTTCATCCCCGCGCCTGCGGGGAACGCACGATATCGCCAGCGGTCAGTTCCTCAGCCGCCGGTTCATCCCCGCGCCTGCGGGGAACGCCCCTTGATGGCAGAAACTGCCGACTTACCGAGCGGTTCATCCCCGCGCCTGCGGGGAACGC is part of the Stutzerimonas balearica DSM 6083 genome and harbors:
- a CDS encoding succinate CoA transferase — translated: MATDLSKYIRNAAFIDKVVSAQEAASWIEDGMTLGMSGFTLFGEPKVFPKALSERGQHEKFKVNLFTGASMGPAADQSMAEAGIINKRIPYQGNAVQRKKINAGEILYIDQHLSHTAELLRQGVLPQVDYAVIEAAAITEDGQIIPTGSVGNSPIFVQNAKHVIIELNTSAPREYEGMHDIYIPGPAGEDSRKDIPVYNVSKRIGSIGIPVDPAKVRGIVLSSEPDIPSPLFEPNAETQKIADNLLDFLRQEVKLGRLTNSLAPLQSGVGSVANAVLAGMKTSEFKDLTVASEVLQDGVFDLIDAGVVKFAAGTAFSLSKKRVETLATDMAKYADKVVFRPQEISNHPEVIRRLGIISFNTALEADIYGNVNSTHVNGTHMMNGIGGSGDFARNARISIFVTTSTAKDGKVSSIVPFVTHVDHTNHDVDVIITEQGYADLRGLAPVEAAARVIENCMHPDYKPQALAYLEEAKQRGGHTPHVLEKAFSWHRHFAEHGTMLMDK